One stretch of Corynebacterium callunae DSM 20147 DNA includes these proteins:
- a CDS encoding LGFP repeat-containing protein has protein sequence MKLLSKAAGVIATALLVIGGVAPVAQSQSEQIVTSDKQEAYIQEFHHEGDTPPIVDGVGGYTDEEIAQIHEAIRQAQESGEPNDELVPGEMWSDKVELPATIDKAAADEAEINIAQQQSQPQARALAAAQCQFFWPSPYQVCGAILERYIQQGAQFSWMLLPTEHQALNPDGQGYRQRFMSGFIYWHPTTGAHAVNNYSAQVWERNGWESGWMGYPTGGEVPVEGSSPIEGELNGWVQTFQGGRVYRSSVIDGFQVASINGIILDKWLQEGGPKGALGFPIADEAVTADGVGRFSVFQWGSMYWSPTTGAYAVYGPVLEKWAESGFESGPYGYPISDIEGEASGDEHQEFQGGRISTVPEMEEIIYYSDGKEIDFNYDDMLECLGGYDNGRLTHFHKTGQNLYCKDFRHIYARHMPKNITYSLWDDFQYCVSATLNSTEEWEPNELGTYGRTRYNTYTKTRSWVIVWENSDNIRSAYTDGEGGGRWSQCRRYVKPWS, from the coding sequence ATGAAGCTGCTTTCTAAGGCTGCGGGCGTCATAGCCACAGCGTTATTGGTCATAGGTGGTGTTGCACCTGTGGCGCAGAGTCAATCTGAACAGATAGTCACATCTGATAAACAAGAGGCTTATATCCAAGAATTCCACCACGAAGGTGACACCCCACCTATCGTTGATGGTGTCGGTGGCTACACGGACGAAGAGATCGCACAGATCCACGAGGCTATCCGCCAAGCACAAGAATCTGGCGAACCTAATGATGAGCTAGTTCCTGGTGAAATGTGGTCAGACAAGGTTGAGCTGCCGGCAACGATTGATAAAGCAGCTGCCGATGAGGCCGAGATAAACATCGCGCAGCAACAATCCCAGCCACAGGCCAGGGCTCTTGCTGCTGCGCAGTGTCAGTTTTTCTGGCCGTCTCCGTATCAAGTATGTGGCGCTATTTTGGAGCGCTATATCCAGCAGGGCGCACAGTTTAGTTGGATGCTGTTGCCTACAGAACATCAAGCACTGAACCCTGATGGTCAGGGGTATCGTCAGCGGTTTATGTCTGGGTTTATCTATTGGCATCCCACCACTGGTGCACATGCGGTAAATAATTACAGTGCGCAGGTGTGGGAGCGTAACGGGTGGGAGTCTGGATGGATGGGCTATCCCACTGGCGGTGAAGTCCCTGTTGAGGGATCTAGCCCAATCGAAGGTGAGTTGAATGGGTGGGTGCAAACGTTCCAGGGTGGGCGAGTGTACCGAAGCTCAGTTATCGATGGTTTCCAGGTTGCCAGTATCAACGGCATCATTCTGGATAAATGGCTCCAGGAGGGGGGACCTAAAGGTGCCCTTGGTTTCCCTATTGCGGATGAGGCTGTCACAGCTGACGGTGTTGGTAGATTCAGTGTCTTTCAATGGGGATCAATGTATTGGTCTCCCACTACTGGTGCATATGCTGTCTATGGACCAGTTTTAGAGAAATGGGCTGAAAGCGGGTTTGAGAGCGGCCCATATGGGTATCCAATTTCCGATATTGAAGGTGAGGCATCCGGCGACGAACACCAAGAATTTCAAGGTGGTCGTATATCTACAGTGCCGGAAATGGAAGAAATAATCTATTACTCGGACGGGAAAGAAATCGATTTCAATTATGACGACATGTTGGAATGTCTTGGCGGTTACGATAATGGCCGTCTTACGCATTTCCACAAGACAGGTCAGAACTTGTATTGCAAAGATTTCCGTCACATTTATGCTCGACACATGCCTAAAAACATTACTTATAGTCTCTGGGATGATTTCCAGTATTGTGTTAGCGCCACTCTGAATTCTACGGAGGAATGGGAACCGAATGAACTCGGTACTTATGGTCGCACTCGCTATAATACTTACACCAAGACAAGGAGCTGGGTCATTGTGTGGGAAAATTCCGATAATATTCGCAGTGCGTATACCGATGGTGAAGGAGGAGGGCGATGGAGCCAATGTCGGCGCTACGTAAAACCGTGGAGTTAA
- a CDS encoding restriction endonuclease subunit S domain-containing protein: protein MALFTTRPFVEAVLSTKSDISGSTMHVFEPEFHQEIYRSPAEIASASAHGSFQLADAILQEPIHRGVQPEYSDDLDDPDSLAFIGMMTPDGTRLSKNNTDNVAAIKSVGIRSGYVDIDSSRSVSSEFFRLRTKRAGVQRNDLLINSTGDGTIGRVAVYHYDFPAVVDGHVSIIRFKNPDLAWYTAAYLLTNAGQHQIYRYINGSSGQVEIYPQDFERLVIPKASTKEISEIGNQLKLACTHFESFRTHLGATIAQATQSSEKAS from the coding sequence ATGGCCCTATTTACTACGCGCCCTTTTGTTGAAGCTGTACTTTCCACAAAGTCAGATATAAGCGGTTCTACGATGCATGTTTTTGAGCCCGAATTTCATCAAGAAATTTACCGATCACCCGCTGAAATCGCGTCTGCTTCGGCGCATGGCTCATTCCAACTCGCCGATGCAATATTACAAGAACCCATTCATAGGGGTGTTCAGCCGGAGTACAGCGATGACTTAGACGATCCCGACTCTCTCGCATTTATTGGGATGATGACTCCAGATGGAACCAGGCTTTCTAAAAATAACACTGACAACGTGGCCGCTATTAAGTCAGTTGGAATTCGTAGTGGTTACGTAGATATTGATTCGTCTCGTTCTGTCTCTTCTGAGTTTTTTCGCTTAAGAACAAAACGCGCCGGAGTACAGCGCAATGATCTTCTTATCAACTCAACTGGTGATGGCACGATCGGCCGAGTGGCAGTTTATCACTATGATTTTCCTGCCGTAGTTGATGGCCATGTTTCAATCATTCGTTTCAAGAATCCTGATCTTGCTTGGTACACAGCTGCATACCTCTTGACCAATGCTGGACAGCACCAAATTTATCGATATATAAATGGATCGAGTGGCCAGGTTGAAATTTACCCTCAGGACTTCGAACGTCTTGTAATTCCAAAAGCTTCAACAAAGGAAATTTCAGAAATTGGAAATCAATTAAAATTGGCATGTACGCATTTCGAAAGCTTTAGAACACATCTTGGCGCAACAATCGCCCAAGCAACTCAAAGCTCTGAAAAGGCAAGCTAA
- a CDS encoding HsdM family class I SAM-dependent methyltransferase, whose amino-acid sequence MEVLNPREYETVLDPACGSGGFLVGAMDHVFKTIESERDDINEILENQKDYASDNVYGIDYDPLIAKVAKAYMLIWGDGRSNICIADGLTQKNWNEHSRDRLLVPDEFGSQNLKQFDVVMMNPPFSGAVSSEEVLSQFDLSYKIDSKGKRKRSASVARDILFLERGLQYLRPGGRMAVVVPRGLLKNYNDERVRQYLLKHASIRAVVSLSGTMFKPFTNTKTCVIFLQKRAKPLLDLKETHNDADVVYAVTQRSGKDRSGSLVRKSDGSIDSDLPEIRDYLVQNINWED is encoded by the coding sequence GTGGAAGTGCTTAACCCCCGTGAGTACGAAACCGTACTTGATCCTGCTTGCGGAAGCGGAGGCTTTTTAGTGGGAGCAATGGATCATGTGTTCAAGACTATTGAGTCCGAGCGCGACGACATTAATGAGATTCTGGAAAATCAGAAAGACTATGCCTCAGATAATGTTTACGGAATTGATTACGATCCGCTAATCGCAAAAGTTGCAAAGGCTTATATGCTGATCTGGGGTGATGGTCGCTCAAATATTTGCATCGCGGACGGGTTAACCCAGAAAAACTGGAACGAACACTCACGTGACCGGCTATTAGTTCCTGATGAATTCGGGAGCCAAAACCTAAAGCAGTTTGACGTGGTAATGATGAATCCTCCCTTTTCCGGAGCAGTTTCTTCTGAAGAGGTGCTGTCTCAATTTGATCTTTCCTACAAAATAGATTCAAAAGGAAAGCGCAAGCGCTCCGCTTCGGTCGCTAGGGACATACTATTTTTAGAACGAGGTCTTCAATATCTCCGTCCCGGTGGTCGAATGGCGGTTGTCGTACCACGTGGGCTGCTCAAAAACTACAACGATGAGAGAGTTAGACAATACCTTCTCAAGCATGCAAGTATTCGTGCTGTAGTGAGTCTCAGCGGCACCATGTTTAAACCATTTACGAACACGAAGACATGCGTTATATTCCTCCAAAAGCGTGCGAAGCCTTTATTAGATCTAAAAGAAACACACAATGACGCAGATGTGGTTTATGCAGTCACTCAAAGATCCGGAAAGGACCGAAGCGGCTCGCTTGTTCGTAAATCTGATGGAAGCATCGATAGTGATTTACCAGAGATTCGTGACTACCTGGTACAGAACATTAACTGGGAGGATTAA
- a CDS encoding type I restriction-modification system subunit M encodes MLSIVKDCENYIKAHEGSDAFDEIFKLIFAKLFDERRNLKNDSSSAQFRVGALEAAETARTRITTLFKQAKVRWEGVFNPGEEILLGDHSLAYCVSALQRTYLLKSDVDVLGAAFEIMVNPAMKGDKGQYFTPRHVVNLCVLRGSA; translated from the coding sequence ATGCTTTCAATCGTAAAAGATTGTGAGAATTATATTAAAGCTCACGAAGGATCAGATGCATTCGATGAGATTTTCAAACTTATCTTCGCCAAGCTCTTCGATGAAAGACGGAATTTAAAGAATGATTCCTCATCAGCTCAGTTTCGCGTAGGCGCTCTGGAAGCAGCTGAAACAGCAAGGACGCGCATCACTACTCTCTTTAAACAAGCAAAAGTGCGCTGGGAAGGTGTTTTCAACCCTGGCGAAGAAATCCTCCTTGGCGATCACTCTCTTGCTTATTGTGTCTCAGCGTTACAACGTACTTATCTGCTCAAATCGGATGTCGATGTACTCGGAGCCGCATTCGAAATCATGGTCAACCCCGCTATGAAAGGCGATAAAGGGCAATACTTCACTCCTCGACATGTAGTCAATCTTTGCGTGTTGCGTGGAAGTGCTTAA
- a CDS encoding type I restriction enzyme HsdR N-terminal domain-containing protein → MEPIFKTSDTKPTVVEHLFTVTSVNEEKFIFCPIRERAYSVSRKPEEVVRQSWLYTLRDVYGYKWEQISVEVPVIVGSTEAKKAADIVVYTDSKKNTPRIFIEVKRPKRIDGLEQLKVYMNATGCRLGVWSNGSESNVYLLRLEPNSHSENVEWRELRNIPSRTE, encoded by the coding sequence TTGGAACCGATTTTTAAAACTTCTGATACCAAACCAACTGTGGTAGAGCATCTCTTTACCGTCACTTCAGTTAATGAGGAGAAGTTCATCTTTTGCCCCATACGGGAACGGGCTTATTCAGTGAGCCGAAAGCCTGAAGAAGTCGTAAGACAAAGCTGGCTTTATACGCTACGAGACGTCTACGGGTATAAATGGGAACAAATCTCAGTCGAAGTTCCGGTTATTGTTGGTTCCACAGAAGCTAAAAAAGCGGCAGACATTGTCGTTTATACGGACAGTAAAAAAAACACCCCCCGTATTTTCATTGAGGTTAAAAGGCCCAAGCGAATTGACGGACTTGAACAGCTAAAAGTTTATATGAATGCGACTGGATGCCGATTAGGTGTGTGGTCTAACGGCTCCGAATCTAATGTCTATTTACTTCGTTTGGAGCCTAATTCACACTCTGAAAATGTTGAATGGCGTGAGCTGCGAAATATCCCTTCGCGGACAGAGTAA
- a CDS encoding toxin-antitoxin system HicB family antitoxin: protein MSKNTPEVGRSTRRNREITSASDTLKNTQPKDLRLTVRLDPDLKHKIHVYAITNDTSINTIISELLTKFAAENIKD, encoded by the coding sequence ATGTCGAAGAACACACCAGAAGTTGGACGCAGCACACGCCGAAATCGGGAGATCACCAGTGCCTCAGACACGCTCAAGAACACGCAACCAAAGGATCTTCGCCTCACCGTTCGCCTCGATCCTGATCTCAAACACAAAATCCACGTTTACGCCATCACGAACGACACCAGCATCAACACGATCATCAGTGAACTGCTGACTAAATTCGCCGCCGAAAACATTAAGGACTAA
- a CDS encoding ParA family protein, which produces MTTIAICNLKGGTGKTTTAIFLAYALTRTGDTVTVVDADPQGSATEWAARAEDKGTPFPFTVEPGNARSLARSAAKAEWTLIDCPPGTAQIIDAAVAIADHVIIPTRPSGIEIDRMWEALDLSAQKNPKILMTSIICGTKSLNSLQNALQAEEVDTYGSAIRQREAIKNSFGYPLEDDLYGYEAVAKELKAITGK; this is translated from the coding sequence ATGACTACCATCGCAATCTGCAACCTCAAGGGCGGAACAGGCAAGACCACCACCGCAATCTTCCTGGCCTATGCACTCACCCGCACCGGCGACACCGTAACGGTCGTTGACGCAGACCCCCAGGGCTCCGCCACTGAATGGGCAGCACGAGCAGAAGATAAAGGCACACCCTTCCCCTTCACTGTGGAACCTGGTAACGCCCGCAGCCTCGCCCGCAGTGCAGCCAAGGCCGAATGGACGCTCATTGATTGCCCTCCTGGAACCGCACAGATCATCGACGCAGCAGTCGCCATAGCAGATCACGTCATCATCCCTACCCGCCCATCAGGAATCGAAATCGACAGAATGTGGGAAGCACTTGACCTGTCAGCACAGAAGAATCCTAAGATCCTCATGACCTCCATCATCTGTGGCACCAAGTCGCTCAACAGCCTGCAAAACGCACTCCAAGCCGAAGAAGTCGATACCTACGGATCTGCCATCCGTCAGCGTGAAGCTATCAAAAACAGCTTTGGATACCCACTCGAAGACGACCTCTACGGATACGAAGCCGTAGCAAAAGAACTCAAAGCCATCACTGGAAAGTAA
- a CDS encoding tyrosine-type recombinase/integrase: MPETRNAYHASIRTFFRWYSQHSDTENPATSLGSVRRPTPPPRPAPDDAIKDAIIDISERTCLILLLAAEIGMRAAEIAQLHSNDLLQGSDGWGKVVIHGKGGRQRILPVPPGIMKMIKQQAPDGGYIFPGKLNGHLSAPWVGKLASRALPSIWTLHTLRHRFATTGYQQGGRDLIAVQKALGHESIETTKRYTASSLDLKAIVTTTIL; the protein is encoded by the coding sequence ATGCCTGAAACCAGAAATGCGTATCACGCCTCGATCCGCACCTTCTTCCGCTGGTACTCACAACACAGTGACACCGAGAATCCGGCTACCTCCCTAGGTTCAGTACGTCGGCCGACTCCCCCACCTCGCCCCGCGCCTGACGATGCAATCAAAGATGCAATCATCGACATCTCTGAACGCACCTGCTTGATCCTGCTTCTCGCAGCGGAAATTGGAATGCGCGCAGCGGAAATTGCCCAGCTTCACAGCAATGACCTTCTCCAGGGCAGCGACGGATGGGGAAAAGTAGTGATCCATGGAAAAGGTGGAAGACAGCGTATCCTCCCCGTCCCTCCAGGAATCATGAAGATGATCAAACAGCAAGCCCCAGATGGCGGATATATCTTCCCTGGCAAGCTCAATGGCCACCTCTCTGCGCCATGGGTGGGAAAGCTCGCCTCCCGCGCACTGCCGTCCATCTGGACACTCCACACCCTGCGCCACCGCTTCGCCACCACCGGCTATCAGCAGGGAGGACGTGATCTTATCGCAGTACAAAAGGCACTCGGCCACGAATCCATAGAAACCACCAAACGCTACACCGCATCCAGCCTCGACCTTAAAGCCATCGTTACCACAACCATCCTCTAA
- a CDS encoding vitamin K epoxide reductase family protein produces the protein MHTETQTAQPKAPNWLGWVLLLGGIIGLLLSVIIMAEKLMILENPDYITSCDINEVLACGNVMRSGQSTAFGEIPNPLIGIAGFSATALIGAAILAGARFAGWFWFCTQIGMTFALFFCHWLAYQSMAIIRSLCPYCMGVWTVSIIMFVVVTTWNVKTFSGLDNAFVRGIYKYNYLIAIVWLLIIAATALWSFRFML, from the coding sequence GTGCATACCGAAACACAGACAGCCCAGCCCAAAGCACCAAATTGGCTTGGTTGGGTTCTATTACTCGGAGGAATAATTGGCCTTCTTCTTTCCGTGATTATCATGGCCGAAAAGCTCATGATCCTCGAAAATCCGGATTACATCACCAGTTGTGACATTAACGAGGTCCTAGCCTGCGGAAACGTCATGCGCTCAGGCCAATCCACAGCCTTTGGCGAAATCCCCAATCCATTAATCGGCATTGCCGGGTTCTCCGCCACCGCACTTATCGGTGCGGCGATTCTCGCTGGTGCCCGTTTTGCCGGCTGGTTCTGGTTCTGCACTCAGATCGGCATGACTTTTGCACTATTCTTCTGCCACTGGCTGGCTTACCAGTCCATGGCAATCATCCGCTCCCTTTGCCCTTACTGCATGGGCGTATGGACAGTTTCCATCATCATGTTTGTCGTGGTGACAACCTGGAACGTCAAGACATTCAGCGGCCTGGACAATGCCTTTGTCCGTGGCATTTACAAGTACAACTACCTAATTGCCATCGTTTGGCTACTCATCATTGCAGCAACCGCACTATGGTCATTCCGCTTTATGCTCTAA
- a CDS encoding siderophore ABC transporter substrate-binding protein, giving the protein MVKNRFKLFSIATVAALALVGCSSTDSSTTSESSSTAAAETAITIEDNHGTQEIAQPIEAVAATDNRSFELLDRWGVDLVAAPIALVPFTITNYKENADIADMGTHNEPNLEALTAAQPDLIINGQRFAQYYEDISTLNPDAAIVELDPRDGQPLDQELIRQAETLGTIFGEEEDADQLVSDFNAALERAKTAYAAISDKKVMAVNVSGGDIGYIAPSVGRTFGPIFDLVGLTPALEVENASSDHQGDDINVEAIAAANPDIILVLDRDGGTNTRNEAEYVPAEEIISKNEALTNVKAISAGDVYYAPADTYTNENIITYTEILNGMADLFEKAAQQ; this is encoded by the coding sequence ATTGTGAAAAATAGGTTTAAGCTCTTCTCGATCGCTACTGTTGCTGCACTAGCACTCGTCGGCTGCTCCAGTACCGACAGCAGCACCACTTCTGAGTCTTCTTCCACCGCTGCCGCTGAGACAGCTATCACCATTGAAGATAACCACGGCACTCAGGAGATCGCGCAGCCTATCGAGGCAGTAGCTGCTACCGATAACCGTTCTTTTGAGTTGTTGGATCGTTGGGGTGTTGACCTGGTAGCGGCGCCTATCGCGTTGGTGCCTTTCACCATTACTAACTACAAGGAAAATGCTGACATCGCGGATATGGGTACTCATAATGAGCCCAACCTCGAGGCCTTGACTGCAGCACAGCCAGATCTGATCATTAATGGTCAGCGTTTTGCTCAGTACTACGAGGATATTTCCACCCTTAACCCAGATGCTGCGATCGTTGAGTTGGACCCTCGTGATGGACAGCCACTGGACCAGGAATTGATTCGCCAGGCTGAGACCTTGGGAACCATCTTTGGTGAGGAAGAAGATGCAGATCAGCTGGTATCTGATTTCAATGCAGCTCTCGAGCGCGCAAAGACTGCCTATGCTGCAATTTCTGACAAGAAGGTAATGGCTGTCAACGTCTCTGGTGGCGACATTGGTTATATTGCTCCATCTGTGGGTCGTACCTTTGGACCAATTTTTGATCTTGTTGGCCTAACCCCTGCACTTGAGGTTGAAAATGCTTCCAGTGATCACCAGGGAGATGACATCAATGTTGAGGCAATTGCTGCAGCAAACCCTGACATCATTTTGGTTTTGGATCGCGATGGTGGCACCAATACTCGTAATGAAGCGGAATACGTTCCAGCCGAGGAAATCATCTCCAAGAATGAGGCGCTGACGAATGTCAAGGCCATTTCCGCTGGTGACGTTTACTATGCACCAGCTGATACCTATACCAATGAGAACATCATTACCTACACCGAGATTCTCAATGGCATGGCAGATCTTTTTGAAAAAGCTGCACAGCAATAA
- a CDS encoding ABC transporter permease, producing MAISTSQTRTVSNNPDGGREKRTRAKLLDWKLLIGLIFVIGLVVLSLFTGQYDIFGGSDGELMFEAVRIPRTVSLILSGAAMAMCGLVMQLLTQNKFVEPSTTGTTEWAGLGLLFVMYFIPAATVLDRMIGAVIFSFIGTMVFFLFLKRVTLRSSLIVPIIGIMIGAVVSSVSSFFALQFNMLQQLGIWFAGSFNTVFRGQYEILWIVVFVVLAVFYFADRLTVAGLGEEIATNVGVNYNRMVLIGTGLIAIATGVVTVVVGSLPFLGLIVPNLVSMMRGDDLRSNLPWVCLTGIAVVTICDLISRTIIAPFEIPVSVILGILGAIVFLIMIVRQRGRG from the coding sequence ATGGCTATTTCGACTTCGCAGACACGGACTGTCAGCAACAACCCGGACGGCGGGCGTGAAAAACGCACTCGAGCAAAACTGCTGGATTGGAAGCTGCTGATCGGCCTCATTTTTGTGATCGGCCTCGTGGTGCTGTCTCTATTTACTGGGCAATATGACATTTTTGGCGGCTCGGATGGAGAGCTGATGTTCGAGGCAGTGCGTATTCCACGAACTGTGTCACTCATCCTTTCTGGTGCGGCCATGGCGATGTGTGGCTTGGTGATGCAGCTGCTGACGCAGAATAAATTTGTGGAACCTAGCACCACCGGAACCACTGAATGGGCTGGTCTAGGCCTACTTTTTGTTATGTACTTTATCCCAGCTGCCACTGTGCTGGACCGCATGATCGGCGCCGTGATTTTCTCATTCATCGGCACCATGGTGTTTTTCCTCTTTCTTAAGAGGGTGACATTGCGTTCCTCCTTAATTGTCCCGATTATTGGCATCATGATCGGCGCTGTGGTGTCCTCGGTATCCAGCTTCTTTGCACTGCAATTTAATATGTTGCAGCAGCTGGGAATTTGGTTTGCGGGCTCATTTAATACTGTGTTCCGCGGTCAATACGAGATTTTGTGGATTGTCGTCTTTGTTGTCTTGGCAGTTTTTTATTTTGCTGATCGCCTGACCGTGGCCGGCCTGGGAGAAGAGATCGCCACCAATGTGGGAGTCAATTACAACCGCATGGTGCTCATCGGCACTGGGCTGATTGCGATTGCCACTGGAGTTGTCACAGTAGTGGTTGGTAGTTTGCCATTCCTTGGACTAATTGTTCCCAACTTGGTTTCAATGATGCGTGGCGACGATCTGCGTTCCAACCTGCCGTGGGTCTGTCTGACCGGTATCGCAGTGGTGACCATTTGCGATTTGATTAGCCGCACCATCATCGCCCCCTTTGAAATTCCGGTATCGGTGATTCTGGGAATTTTAGGCGCGATTGTTTTCCTCATCATGATTGTGAGGCAGCGCGGACGTGGATAA
- a CDS encoding iron chelate uptake ABC transporter family permease subunit, which yields MQAVKAPAKRRSSGAFQTVKAQRRYWAIMAALVVLALAFTWGLIWYDNPMPVGHPAFALIAERRMQAVFVMIIIAVCQGFATVAFQTVTNNRIITPSIMGFESLYTVIHTATIFLFGSTALIATRNLEMFVGQLVLMILLSLVLYTWLLTGKRGNMHAMLLAGMVIGGGLGSISTFMQRILTPSEFDILTARLFGSVNNAETEYFPVAIPLMVVAAVILLLSSRTLNVVALGRDTATNLGMNHRRASIYTLILVSVLMAVSTSLVGPMTFLGFLVATLAYQFADTYDHRFLMPMSALIGFVVLSGAYFIMNHVFRAQGVVSIIIEMVGGTLFLIVILRKGKL from the coding sequence ATGCAGGCAGTTAAAGCACCTGCAAAACGCCGCAGCTCCGGCGCCTTCCAAACCGTGAAAGCGCAGCGACGCTATTGGGCGATCATGGCAGCACTTGTTGTATTGGCATTGGCCTTTACCTGGGGTCTGATTTGGTACGACAACCCCATGCCAGTGGGGCACCCGGCTTTTGCACTGATTGCAGAACGCCGTATGCAGGCAGTTTTTGTCATGATCATAATCGCGGTCTGCCAAGGTTTTGCCACTGTGGCTTTCCAAACAGTGACGAATAACCGCATTATCACGCCCTCAATTATGGGCTTTGAATCGCTCTATACCGTGATTCACACCGCCACCATCTTCCTTTTTGGATCCACAGCCCTGATAGCGACCCGAAATTTGGAAATGTTTGTGGGTCAGTTAGTCCTAATGATTTTGCTGTCGCTGGTGCTTTATACCTGGTTACTCACCGGTAAACGCGGAAATATGCATGCAATGTTGCTCGCCGGAATGGTGATCGGTGGTGGACTTGGTTCCATCTCCACCTTTATGCAGCGCATTTTGACACCTTCTGAGTTTGATATCCTCACCGCGCGTCTTTTTGGTTCTGTTAATAACGCCGAAACTGAATACTTCCCGGTGGCAATTCCACTCATGGTGGTCGCAGCGGTGATTTTGCTCCTAAGCTCGCGCACTCTGAATGTGGTGGCCTTGGGTCGTGATACCGCTACTAATCTGGGCATGAATCATCGCCGAGCATCTATTTACACTCTTATTTTGGTCTCTGTACTAATGGCGGTGTCTACCTCTTTGGTTGGCCCCATGACCTTCCTCGGCTTTTTGGTAGCAACGTTGGCCTATCAATTTGCAGATACCTATGATCACCGATTCCTTATGCCGATGTCCGCACTAATTGGTTTTGTGGTGCTTTCAGGTGCGTACTTCATCATGAACCATGTGTTCCGCGCCCAAGGTGTTGTTTCCATCATTATCGAGATGGTCGGCGGCACGCTATTCCTTATTGTCATTCTTCGAAAGGGTAAACTGTGA
- a CDS encoding iron ABC transporter ATP-binding protein, whose translation MISLTSVRKQYSNDVAIGPVDLEIPAGGITAFVGPNGAGKSTLLTMVGRLLGIDEGQIKVANYDVSTTASKDLAKVLSILRQENHFVTKLTVRQLVGFGRFPYSKGRLTAEDEKIISKYIDFLNLTELEDRYLDQLSGGQRQRAYVAMVLSQETDYVLLDEPLNNLDIAHSVEMMKHLEHAARDLGRTIIVVLHDINFAARYADYIVAVKSGKIATQGTPEEIMDDEVLSEIFNTPIEVIEGPYGKIACYH comes from the coding sequence GTGATTTCCTTAACCAGCGTTCGCAAACAGTATTCCAACGACGTAGCGATCGGCCCGGTTGATCTTGAGATTCCAGCCGGCGGCATCACTGCTTTTGTGGGGCCCAATGGTGCCGGCAAATCAACTTTGCTCACCATGGTTGGCCGATTGTTGGGAATTGACGAAGGCCAAATCAAGGTAGCCAATTATGATGTCAGCACCACAGCCTCCAAGGATCTGGCAAAGGTGCTCTCCATCCTGCGTCAGGAAAACCACTTTGTAACCAAGCTGACTGTGCGCCAACTTGTTGGATTTGGACGTTTTCCCTATAGCAAGGGCCGACTCACTGCGGAAGATGAAAAAATCATCTCCAAATATATTGACTTCCTCAACCTCACTGAATTGGAAGATAGATATCTAGACCAGCTGTCCGGCGGACAGCGACAGCGTGCCTACGTGGCAATGGTGCTCAGCCAAGAAACTGATTACGTGCTTCTCGACGAACCTCTCAACAATCTTGATATTGCGCATTCGGTTGAAATGATGAAGCACCTGGAACATGCAGCACGTGATCTGGGGCGAACCATCATCGTGGTTTTGCATGACATCAACTTCGCTGCGCGTTATGCCGACTACATAGTCGCAGTGAAGAGCGGAAAGATCGCGACCCAGGGAACTCCCGAAGAGATCATGGACGATGAGGTGCTTTCCGAAATCTTCAATACTCCTATCGAGGTAATTGAAGGTCCCTACGGCAAGATCGCTTGTTATCACTAG